One Coprococcus phoceensis DNA window includes the following coding sequences:
- the hydG gene encoding [FeFe] hydrogenase H-cluster radical SAM maturase HydG: MYNPASKKAEEFINHEEILATLNYAEENKHNEVLITELIEKAKLRKGLSHREASVLLACDIEEKNQEIYALAEQIKKDFYGNRIVMFAPLYLSNYCINGCTYCPYHMKNKHIARKKLTQEEIRKEVIALQDMGHKRLALEAGEDPVNNPIEYILECINTIYSIKHKNGAIRRVNVNIAATTVENYRKLKEAGIGTYILFQETYHKESYLELHPTGPKHDYDYHTEAMDRAMEGGIDDVGIGVLFGLDKYRYEFAGLLMHAEHLEAVWGVGPHTISVPRLRHADDIDADAFDNGIDDDIFAKLVACIRIAVPYTGMIISTRESQKCRERVLHLGVSQISGGSKTSVGGYAEPEPEEDKSEQFDVSDTRTLDEIVKWLMELGYFPSFCTACYREGRTGDRFMSLCKSGQIQNCCQPNALMTLKEYLMDYASPETKKIGEKLISEEINHIPNEKVRKIVIDNLKAIEEDNRRDFRF, encoded by the coding sequence ATGTATAACCCAGCATCAAAAAAAGCGGAAGAATTTATCAACCATGAAGAAATTTTAGCGACATTAAACTACGCAGAAGAAAACAAGCACAACGAAGTGCTGATCACAGAATTAATCGAAAAAGCCAAACTTCGCAAAGGGCTCTCACACCGTGAGGCATCTGTCTTACTGGCGTGTGACATCGAAGAAAAAAATCAAGAAATCTATGCTTTAGCCGAACAGATCAAGAAAGATTTCTACGGTAATCGAATTGTCATGTTTGCCCCACTATATCTTTCCAATTACTGTATCAATGGCTGTACCTATTGCCCATACCACATGAAAAATAAGCACATAGCAAGAAAAAAACTGACGCAAGAAGAAATCCGAAAGGAAGTCATCGCACTTCAGGATATGGGACACAAGCGTCTTGCCCTCGAAGCCGGTGAGGATCCTGTAAACAACCCAATCGAGTACATTTTAGAATGCATCAACACCATTTACAGTATCAAGCATAAAAATGGCGCTATCCGCCGTGTCAATGTCAATATCGCTGCAACAACTGTCGAAAACTACCGCAAGCTTAAAGAAGCCGGAATCGGAACTTACATTCTCTTCCAAGAGACGTACCACAAAGAAAGTTACCTTGAGCTTCACCCGACCGGACCTAAACATGATTATGATTATCACACCGAGGCGATGGACCGTGCAATGGAAGGCGGCATCGATGATGTGGGAATCGGCGTCCTTTTCGGTCTTGATAAATACCGCTATGAGTTTGCCGGACTTTTGATGCATGCAGAACACCTCGAGGCAGTCTGGGGAGTCGGCCCGCACACGATCAGTGTTCCTCGTCTGAGACACGCAGATGATATTGACGCAGACGCATTTGACAACGGAATTGACGACGATATATTTGCAAAACTGGTTGCCTGTATTCGTATCGCCGTACCTTACACCGGCATGATTATTTCTACCAGAGAAAGTCAGAAATGTCGTGAACGCGTTCTCCATCTTGGCGTCTCCCAGATCAGCGGTGGTTCCAAGACAAGTGTCGGCGGCTATGCTGAACCGGAACCGGAAGAAGACAAATCCGAACAGTTCGACGTAAGCGACACAAGAACCTTGGATGAGATCGTCAAGTGGCTGATGGAACTTGGCTATTTCCCAAGCTTTTGTACCGCCTGTTATCGGGAAGGACGCACCGGAGACCGTTTTATGTCTCTTTGTAAAAGCGGACAGATTCAAAACTGCTGCCAGCCGAACGCACTGATGACCTTAAAAGAATACCTGATGGATTATGCTTCCCCTGAGACAAAAAAAATCGGAGAAAAATTAATTTCAGAGGAAATCAACCACATTCCAAATGAAAAAGTAAGAAAAATTGTCATTGATAACCTGAAGGCAATCGAAGAAGATAACCGCCGTGATTTCCGGTTCTAG
- the hydF gene encoding [FeFe] hydrogenase H-cluster maturation GTPase HydF: protein MSLNNTPSSERIHIGIFGKRNAGKSSVINAITGQDLAIVSDIKGTTTDPVLKSMELLPLGPVVLIDTPGLDDEGKLGTLRIKKAYQMLNKTDIAVLVVDGSIGMTEEDDRILTRIKEKNIPYVIVFNKMDLITDASVNTRQESHSLQVSAKNGYHIQALKELIASQLPKELTKKKIVGDLIAPLDFVVLVVPIDSAAPKGRLILPQQQTIRDILDAGAVSIVVKDTELKDTLDKLAVKPKLVITDSQAFGKVSKEVPRDIPLTSFSILFARYKGNLDTLITGARTLDTLEDGDTVLISEGCTHHRQCDDIGSVKLPQWILAHTKKELHFSFTSGTEFPNDLSDYQLIVHCGGCMLNEREVKYRMKCALDQNVPITNYGIAIAHMKGILTRSLEPFL from the coding sequence ATGAGTCTCAATAACACACCATCTTCCGAACGTATTCATATCGGAATCTTCGGGAAGCGAAATGCCGGAAAATCCAGCGTCATAAACGCCATCACCGGTCAGGATCTCGCCATCGTATCTGATATCAAGGGCACGACGACCGATCCTGTCCTAAAATCCATGGAACTGCTGCCTCTCGGTCCAGTTGTCCTGATTGACACACCGGGACTTGACGATGAAGGCAAGCTCGGTACACTTCGCATCAAAAAAGCATATCAAATGCTAAACAAAACCGATATTGCTGTCCTTGTCGTGGATGGCAGCATCGGCATGACAGAAGAAGACGACCGGATTCTTACTCGAATCAAAGAAAAAAACATACCATATGTCATTGTCTTCAACAAAATGGACTTAATAACAGATGCTTCTGTGAATACCAGACAAGAAAGTCATTCCCTACAAGTCAGTGCCAAAAACGGCTATCATATACAGGCATTAAAAGAATTGATTGCAAGTCAACTTCCAAAAGAACTGACTAAGAAAAAAATTGTAGGAGATTTGATTGCACCACTTGATTTTGTTGTGCTTGTCGTTCCCATTGACAGTGCTGCTCCAAAAGGCAGACTCATCTTGCCACAGCAGCAGACAATCCGTGATATTTTAGATGCAGGTGCAGTCTCCATTGTTGTAAAAGATACGGAATTAAAAGATACATTGGACAAACTTGCTGTCAAACCAAAACTTGTCATCACCGACAGTCAGGCATTTGGAAAAGTCTCCAAAGAGGTTCCTCGTGATATTCCGTTAACTTCTTTTTCCATCTTATTTGCCAGATATAAGGGAAATCTAGACACATTGATTACCGGAGCCCGGACACTTGACACCTTAGAAGACGGAGATACTGTACTCATCAGCGAAGGCTGCACACATCATCGTCAATGTGACGATATCGGTTCCGTGAAACTTCCGCAGTGGATTTTAGCGCATACCAAAAAAGAACTCCACTTTTCATTTACAAGTGGAACCGAATTTCCAAATGATCTTTCTGATTATCAACTCATTGTTCACTGCGGTGGATGTATGCTGAACGAACGTGAAGTGAAATATCGAATGAAATGTGCGCTTGATCAAAATGTTCCTATAACAAATTACGGCATCGCAATCGCACATATGAAAGGCATCTTAACCCGTAGCCTGGAACCATTTTTATAG
- the hydE gene encoding [FeFe] hydrogenase H-cluster radical SAM maturase HydE, with protein sequence MIQKLMKELIQKLKETQNLSKEEWISLIENRSVELSDYLFAQAREVRHQYYGKEIYVRGLIEFTNYCKNDCFYCGIRKSNANTTRYRLTKEDILTCCKSGYTLGFRTFVLQGGEDGYFTDSRLCDIVSSIKSSYPDCAITLSVGEKSYESYQALFEAGADRYLLRHETFDSVHYQKLHPSSLTAENRQQCLWHLKEIGYQVGTGFMVGSPYQTSENLADDLLFIKSLNPQMIGIGPFISHRDTPFKDQTSGSLELTLFMLGLLRLMLPKVLLPATTALGTISPNGRELGILAGANVIMPNLSPINIRKNYLLYDNKISTGDEAAESLNSLKRSMADIGYQIVVSRGDSLN encoded by the coding sequence ATGATTCAAAAGCTTATGAAAGAATTGATTCAAAAATTAAAAGAAACTCAAAACTTGTCAAAAGAAGAATGGATTTCACTGATTGAAAACCGCTCTGTAGAGCTTTCGGACTACCTTTTCGCGCAGGCGAGAGAGGTTCGACATCAATATTATGGAAAAGAGATTTATGTACGCGGATTGATTGAATTTACAAATTACTGTAAAAATGATTGCTTTTACTGCGGTATCCGAAAAAGCAATGCGAATACTACCCGGTATCGACTTACAAAAGAAGATATTTTGACCTGCTGCAAAAGCGGATATACACTTGGCTTTCGCACATTTGTCTTACAGGGTGGCGAAGACGGCTATTTTACCGACTCTCGTCTTTGTGATATCGTCTCTTCGATCAAGAGTTCTTATCCTGACTGCGCCATCACACTTTCCGTTGGTGAAAAATCTTACGAGAGCTATCAGGCATTATTTGAAGCTGGTGCAGACCGTTATCTTTTGCGCCATGAGACATTTGACTCCGTGCATTACCAAAAACTGCATCCGTCTTCTCTGACTGCCGAAAATCGTCAGCAATGCCTTTGGCATTTAAAAGAAATCGGATATCAGGTCGGTACAGGATTTATGGTCGGTTCCCCTTATCAAACTTCAGAAAATCTTGCCGACGATCTGTTATTTATTAAAAGCTTAAATCCCCAAATGATCGGAATCGGCCCCTTTATCTCACACCGTGATACTCCGTTTAAAGACCAGACATCCGGAAGCTTAGAATTAACACTTTTTATGCTTGGTCTTTTGAGATTAATGCTGCCGAAAGTATTACTTCCAGCCACGACGGCACTTGGAACTATCAGCCCTAACGGACGGGAACTCGGTATTCTGGCAGGTGCCAATGTCATTATGCCGAACTTATCCCCAATCAACATCCGGAAAAATTATCTTTTATACGATAATAAAATCTCTACAGGAGACGAAGCGGCAGAATCTTTAAATAGTTTAAAAAGAAGCATGGCAGATATCGGATATCAAATCGTGGTATCCCGCGGGGATTCCCTGAACTAA
- a CDS encoding TM1266 family iron-only hydrogenase system putative regulator — translation METRIALIGIIVTSHESIQELNTLLSEYGSYIVGRMGIPYREKNVSIISIAIDAPNDVISSLSGKIGMLPGLSTKTVYSKLPF, via the coding sequence ATGGAAACAAGAATTGCACTCATTGGCATCATTGTCACAAGTCATGAATCCATTCAGGAATTGAATACATTGTTAAGCGAATACGGCTCTTACATTGTCGGGCGCATGGGCATCCCTTATCGAGAGAAAAATGTCTCAATCATCAGCATTGCCATCGATGCACCAAATGATGTAATCAGTTCACTGTCCGGGAAAATCGGAATGCTTCCGGGGCTCAGCACAAAGACCGTTTATTCCAAACTACCGTTTTAA